CTTCTTCACCTTCTTGCTCGATTTCTTCGATTTGCTAGCTAGCTTGCGGACGATAAAGCGAACAATGACGAAAttgagaaggagaagaagagtTAATACTGTCGCCACCAGAATATAGATATCTATATTTAAGTATTCCACCCAATTCAAGTGCACCGATGGACTCTGCAAGTGGGGAGCACCGTGATGCCTCAGCACATAGTTGGTCCAGTAGAGCACCGTCTGGCGGGCACTTAGTGGCCTGTCCCGATACAATTGCGAGAATCCTCCAATTGCCTTTTTGTACTTCTCATTGCCAAGCACTTCATTGATGCTTGCGCTGAAGTTTTCCTCGGTGAGTTGCAGCAGATCTTGGGCAATGCCATAGCCAGACTTTTGCATGTTATCCGCATTCGCTGGCTGATCCCCAAAGATGGGCAGCGCCACCATTGGCACGCCATGGTATTGCGCCTCAGTGATGCCTCCTTTGCCGGCGTGGGTGATAAACAGCTTTATCTTGGGATGGGCGAGAATATCGTCCTGTGGCAGCCACTTCTTGTAGAGAATATTTGCAGATTTGCCAGGTGTGTTGTCCAAATCCTCCCACTTCCAGACCACGCGTTGCTTCAACGAGGAAAGCACCTTGAACATGGATTGCACTAGCTCGGGTTTCACTACCGAACTCTTGATGTTCGAACCAAGAGAGAGTAAAACACCGCCATGCTCTGCGCCATCCAAAAACTGAGCAATATCCTCGGGCAAGGGATCAGGCTTTTCCTTGATCTGAATGCCGCCAATTTCTGCATGTGCCGGCACAAGAGGACGGATTGGTCCTTCGCTGATCAGATGACAGTTGGTAAAGACCATCGAGATGTTGCGTCTTAATTGTTCAATGGACGGCAAGTTGGGTTCGTTGCCAAAGAGCTGCTTATAATGACGTTCAGCGCGTTGATTGAAGATGACGCCAATAACACGGAAAAATATGTTCTTCACGAAATTCTCCAGACGTTTACCGAATGCTACCTTCTCGCCCCGTTTCATAACGGTGCCTAAAATGGGCACATATGAAATCTCACTGGGATTTCCGACATATTCGTCGACGACAAACATGGGAGCCGACATCCAGGCAACAATTACTGGGACCTGTAGTTTATGGGCCACGCCCAGTTGGAAGTCGTTCATAAAGAATCCCATGAACATCAAATCGAATTTGGTTTCGTAAATGCGTTGAAAACGTGGATCCGTAAGTAAATCCACCTGTGACTCAACCATAGCACTCATGCCGTTCAGCAGACGGATCATGGTGTCGTATATGGAGTTCTTTTGGTTAGCCATCTCAGTCATTTGATTCTCCATAATGGCCTCCTTTTCATCCGAAGGTGGCACCACAATCAAATGGATCGATTTGTGCATCACTTTGGGCTTCATCATCGACACGACGGTGATATTGTGTCCCTCCTCGGCAAGTGCCTTCATCATGGACATGTGTAGTATCAAATGCGATTGACTGTGACTGCTAAACAGACCCAGAATATTAGCACCGTAAGTGGCGGGTGTCACTGCCAACAGTAAAACGAATAGAAACCGAAAGCCACCCATGTTGTTTGGCTAGTTAACGACTGTTTCACGCGACGTTTAATTGCCAACTGCTCGAACGTTTATGATCAATATGCGAAAGCAGCGAATCTATTTATATAACCGGTCTCTTATCGATCGTTATGGGCGCTCGCTTATCAGCCATATATCCGACTGTCTGCTACCGCGTAATCACGAAACTGTTATACAAGTGTCCAGATGTTAAAAATTTCTAGATAAGCACATTTTTAGTTGGTATGTCGCTGGGAGACTTGTGATGTCAACGCTGAACTGAAATCCGTTTTTGagattataaaattatttttattgattaggTATGTTGAAATTCTAGGGTACATTGAATAACACACTAACAAGTACTCATTTGTGTCGCGTCACAATGATGCAGCAGAAAACTTCATTCTCTCTCCGAAAGCAAGTTTCcttaattatgttttttgttgtttaagcTCTCTCTTTGTGAATCATTCATCGGTTGTATGATGTAACAATTTAgtacattttgtttgttcaaATAACATGGGAAGAGAAACTTCCAGAGCAGCGTAAACTGAGTGCAAAACTCTTGTCTCTTATCATACATAAAGAGTAATCACTTTTTTGTTGATAGCAAATAAAAGAGAGATTGTGTAGCATTAAACTggttataaatttatacacacactctgTATTTATAAACACTTAAGAGCCCAATGACCAATCATAAACCCTGTTTATTTAAAGACTCTTGTTACTGCCTGGAGCAATGGGGTTTACTTCAGTGCGTAGCAGCTGTTGATTTTGACCCTTGATGTGACCCCAGTGATTAATTTCCCTCAGCTCACACTTGAACTCCCTGAGGGTCTGTTGTAGCTCCGGATAAAGCTGCTTAAGCACGCCATGATCCAAAGTGGGGAACATATGATGCAGTGCATGCTCGCCAAAGTGTGTGAGCACCAAAAGATCTGACCACTTGATGTCCCCGCGATCGATGATCGTGTCCAGCTGAAAGAGTCCCCAATCGCGATCAGGACGAGTTGCGTCGCCATCATGGTAGATGCGTGGATCATGATGCGCCGCTGTTAGACCAATGAAGCCAAACAGGAAGCTGCATATGGCCACAATAGTGAGCCATCTGGCGAGCACAGCTCCCAGGCTCAAGTTGGTGGACAAAAAGAGGAAACTGGGCAAAACGAAAGCCAAGAGATCATGCCAGTACATCACATTGCGTTTGCACAGCGAGATGATCAATCTGTGGTATGAAGAAATAGGAATTAGAATAGAAGATATACAAAATAGCATAACCTACTAACCGCTGTATAATCTGCACGAAACACAGCGCCGTGTAAACAATGGGAGAGATCAGAATGGAGATGATGCGATGCAGTTTGCTGGCATATTCTTTGCTGGGCACAAAGCAGAGGAGGGGCTCAAAGAGAGACATCTCGAGATCATGCAGCGAATTGGGATAAACATGATGGGAGAGCGCATGTGAGACGCGCCAACTGTTGAAGTTCATCAAAGAAAGATTAAAGAAATACATGCGCCAGTTGTCACGTTGATGGAAGTAATTGTGAGACGAGGTCGCCAGCCAGCAAAGCGATAATCCAGCAAAGGCACTTAACACCAGCGAATCCAGTACTGCAGCCGCCCAGCTGAACAGGAAAACAGCGAACAAAATACCAGTGTGAAGGAGCtagaagaaaatatatttcaatttttgcaatgcaaatttaaattttgttgtcgACTATAAAAATTTAGTAGTACAAGCTGAAGGTCTAAGTTGAGCTAGCATATATTATTGAactattgaattgaattccaAGAAAGAACAAAGTTCGCAATTCTTACTGAATCGTCGTACTTCCTTATATCAAGTTTAAAATCTCAATTCAATGATTAACAGTGATAAGACTCAACCTTGGCCTTAAAAAAAGAGTAACAGTATATTTATCTTAGGCAATCTAATAAtctgtattaaaaaaattagtaCTTTTCAATGctaatcaaatatattaataaagtgAAACCTCAACTAGTTTAAAGAATTTAGCATAATACATTCGTCTGTACATCTGCGTTACCTTAATCCATATCATCGCTAAAGTAAATACTTACATCGGTCTTCCGCGATGGTTGATAGTTGAGGGAGTGCAGCTTCTGCCTCACTCGCCGCTTCAACACTTTGTAGAAACCATCTTCGTGCAGCGTAAACTTGTAGTTCCTAGGCTTCGAAGCCGGACGCACCTCAAATTTGCTTAGCATGCGTGCGGCATGCTCCTCAATGTGATGCGACTCAAAGGGCTCGGTGATATCGGTGCCCTTGGTGGCTTCAATCCAAAAGGCGCCGCCCGGATGTCGTTTGGCAAAGTCCGACAAATCATAGAGTTTATCTTTGATGCGCCACAGTCCCTCGGCCTCATCGTCTTCATGTTTACCCTCCAGCCAGCTGAAAGCGTATACAAGTGGTTACAAATATTTGCGAGTTGGCTGCTCTTAACTGACCTCTCATTGCTAATGAGTATGCTCCGGCGATAGGTTGGATAAGTTCGCGATATGCCCGACACTCGCCACTCTTCCAACTCCACATTGGGTGCCATCGTTAATAAAATTGCTATCAATTAACCCTATTAATCGCTGAGCTTTAATTGCCCATAAGCTGTGTACATTCGAAGTCCAAAGCCAAATCCGAAAATAGACACTGTCGACCACTTGAGAGATATGTGGAGCCCAAATCCGTTGGCCCAGCTGCTTTGTTTACGTGTGGCGCACTAAAGTCACAACTGAAGCGACGCTTCGCTTgtgcattgttgttattaaatgCGATTAATTACGAGCGTGAAAGCTTTTCATGTTCGTATCAAAACACTAGAAGCTTTCGAGCTTTTCATTGTGATCGCATTTCAGTACTCAATCGTGCCTTTATCATGCTCCGACACCCCAGACATGTAGTGAACAAACTGAAAATGGGCCACAGTGAAACCACAGCTGAAATGCACTTAAAACACGAGACGAATCTTTTATGGATgcgtaaataaaacaaactagtTTTCATCAGACAGGAAAAGCTTTCATTTTCTGACCTTAAAATCTGAACTATTACTGCTCGTAATTGTTACGCATTAAATAGACTTT
This DNA window, taken from Drosophila nasuta strain 15112-1781.00 chromosome 2L, ASM2355853v1, whole genome shotgun sequence, encodes the following:
- the LOC132795353 gene encoding UDP-glucosyltransferase 2, which gives rise to MGGFRFLFVLLLAVTPATYGANILGLFSSHSQSHLILHMSMMKALAEEGHNITVVSMMKPKVMHKSIHLIVVPPSDEKEAIMENQMTEMANQKNSIYDTMIRLLNGMSAMVESQVDLLTDPRFQRIYETKFDLMFMGFFMNDFQLGVAHKLQVPVIVAWMSAPMFVVDEYVGNPSEISYVPILGTVMKRGEKVAFGKRLENFVKNIFFRVIGVIFNQRAERHYKQLFGNEPNLPSIEQLRRNISMVFTNCHLISEGPIRPLVPAHAEIGGIQIKEKPDPLPEDIAQFLDGAEHGGVLLSLGSNIKSSVVKPELVQSMFKVLSSLKQRVVWKWEDLDNTPGKSANILYKKWLPQDDILAHPKIKLFITHAGKGGITEAQYHGVPMVALPIFGDQPANADNMQKSGYGIAQDLLQLTEENFSASINEVLGNEKYKKAIGGFSQLYRDRPLSARQTVLYWTNYVLRHHGAPHLQSPSVHLNWVEYLNIDIYILVATVLTLLLLLNFVIVRFIVRKLASKSKKSSKKVKKQ
- the LOC132795360 gene encoding cytochrome b5-related protein, translating into MAPNVELEEWRVSGISRTYPTYRRSILISNESWLEGKHEDDEAEGLWRIKDKLYDLSDFAKRHPGGAFWIEATKGTDITEPFESHHIEEHAARMLSKFEVRPASKPRNYKFTLHEDGFYKVLKRRVRQKLHSLNYQPSRKTDLLHTGILFAVFLFSWAAAVLDSLVLSAFAGLSLCWLATSSHNYFHQRDNWRMYFFNLSLMNFNSWRVSHALSHHVYPNSLHDLEMSLFEPLLCFVPSKEYASKLHRIISILISPIVYTALCFVQIIQRLIISLCKRNVMYWHDLLAFVLPSFLFLSTNLSLGAVLARWLTIVAICSFLFGFIGLTAAHHDPRIYHDGDATRPDRDWGLFQLDTIIDRGDIKWSDLLVLTHFGEHALHHMFPTLDHGVLKQLYPELQQTLREFKCELREINHWGHIKGQNQQLLRTEVNPIAPGSNKSL